CCACACGCCGAGAATCCCCGTGATCATCTCCACGCCGCGGGGCAGGCAGAGACCGACCACCGACTCGGCACCCACACCCTGCTGGCGCAGGTAATGACCGAGCCGGTTCGCCGCCGCGTCCAGCTCCCGGTAGGTCAGCTCGACGCCGTCGGCGACCACCGCCACCGCATCCGGGCTCGCCGCCACCCGCCGCTCGAACAGCGCGGTCACCGACTCGTCCGGCACGGCGGCCGAGGTGTCGTTCCAAGCGGACACGACGCTGGTCCGCTCGGTCTCGCCGAGCACGTCGACGGCGTGTACCCGCACCTCGGCCGACCTTGTCACGACGTCGAGCACGCGCCCCAGCCAGCCGGCGAACCGCTCCGCCGCATCGGCGTCGAACAGGTCCGCCGCCACCGTCACCGAGCCACGCAGCCCGGCCGGCCGCCCCTCGCCGTCGAACACCTCCCCCACCAGCACGTCCAGGTCGAACTTCGCGGCCGGCTTGCCGGCGAAGACCGCCTGCGCCTCGACGCCGGTCAGGTCCAGCACGTCGACGCCGGTCTGGGTGGTGGAGGCGGGGTTCAGCATCGTGAGGACGACCTGGAAGAGCGGGTGCCGGGCCCGCGATCGGGCCGGTGCCAGCTCCTCGACAAGCCGCTCGAACGGCACATCCTGATGCGCCAACCCGCTCAGCGTCGTCTCCCGCACCCGCGACAGCACCTGCCGGAACTCCGGATCACCCGACAGGTCCGTACGGATCACCAGCGTGTTCACGAAGCAACCCACCAGGTCGTCGACGGCGCCGTCGGTGCGGCCCGCGATGGCCGAACCGATCGGCACGTCGTCGCCGGCGCCCACGCGGGACAGCAGCACGGCCACCGCGCCGTGCAGCACCATGAACGGCGTCACGCCCTCGACCCGCGCCAGATCCACGAGCCGCTGATGTACCTCGGCCGGCACCTGCAACGGCACGCTGAACCCACGGTGGCTCGCCACCTGCGGGCGCGGCCGGTCATGCGGGAGCGCCAGCTCGTCGGACATCCCGGCCAGGGCCTGCCGCCAGTAGCCGATCTGGGCCGCCAGCAGGCTCTCCGGATCGCCTTCGTCGCCGAGCAGCTCGCGCTGCCACAGCGTGTAGTCCGCGTACTGCACCGGCAGCGGCTCCCACGCCGGCGCCACACCACGGATGCGGGCGGCGTAGGCGGCGGACAGGTCGCGGCTCAGCGGCCCCATCGACCAGCCGTCGCCCGCGATGTGGTGGACGACGAGCACGAGGACACCCTCGTCCGCGCCGCTGTCGAACAGCCAGGCCCGCACCGGCACCTCGACCGAGAGGTCGAACGCGTGCTGCGTCGCCCGCGCCACCGCGGCGTCCACATCGGACGCACCGACCCGCTCGACCTCCAGCCGCCAGTCAAGGTCCGCCGGCTCCAGGATCCGCTGGTACGGCTCACCCTCCTGGGTGGGGAAGACCGTGCGCAGCGACTCGTGCCGGCCGATCACGTCCTGCAGCGCGGCGTCGAGCGCGACGGTGTCCACGGCGCCGGTGAGGCGGACGACGATCGGGAGGTTGTAGGTCGGGCTGGGGCCTTCGAGCTGCGCCAGGAACCACAGCCGCCGCTGGGCGAACGAGAGCGGTACAAGCTGGGGACGGTCACCCGCGCGCAGCGCCGGGCGTACCCGATCGGTCTCCGCCTCGTCCAGCAGCGCCGCGAGGCCAGCCGGGGTGGGCGTCTCGAAGAGGGTGCGGATCTCGATCTCGACGCCGAGTACCGCCCGGATCTGGGAGGTGAGCCGCACCGCAAGCAGCGAGTGTCCACCGAGGTCGAAAAAGCTGTCGTCGACGCCGACCGAGTCGACGCCGAGCACCTGCGCGAACGCGGCGCACAGCAGCTCTTCGCGCACCGTCCCCGCGCGGCGTCCACCGCTGGCACCGGTCGCGTAGTCGGGGCGGGCAGCGCCTTGCGGTCGAGCTTGCCGTTCGGCGTGAGGGGCAGATCGGACAGGGTCACAACGGCGGCGGGGACCATGTACTCCGGCAGCCGCTGCCCGACGAAGGCTTTCACGTCGGCGTCGGTGAAGCCCGGCTCGTCCAGGTCGTCCGGCACGACGTAGGCGACGAGTCGCTTGTCACCCGCGCTGTCTTCGCGGGCCACCACCACAGCCTGGGCGACCGCCGGGTGGGTTTGCAGGACCGTTTCGATCTCGCCCGGTTCGATGCGGAAGCCGCGGATCTTGACTTGCTCGTCGGCGCGGCCGAGGAAGACGACGTTGCCGCCGGCGGTCCACTTGGCACGGTCGCCGGTGCGGTACATGCGCTCGCCGCTGCCGAACGGGCACGCGACGAACCGGGAGCCGGTCAGGCCGGCCTGGCGCACGTAGCCGCGAGCCACGCCGGCGCCGGCGACGTACAGCTCACCGGGCACACCGACCGGCACGGGCCGCAGCCCGTCGTCGAGGACGTACAGACGGGTGTTGCCGATCGGGGAGCCGACCGGGACCACGCCCCCGTCCACGAGGTCCGGGGTCAGTTGTGTGGTGGCGACACCGATCGTGGTCTCGGTCGGGCCGTAGTGGTTGAACACCTTCCGGCCGCCGGCCGCGGCGACCAGCTCCCGCAGCCAAGCAATCGGCGCGGCCTCACCACCCAACACCAGGGACCGGGCCGGGAGTACGCCCGCCATCCCGGCGCCCGCCGACAGCGCGGCAAGGTGGGACGGAACAGCCTTCACGTAGTCGATCCGCTGGTCGCTGAGGTAGCTCGCGACCGCCACCGGATCCACCACCGCGTCCTCGTCGAGGATGTGCAGCTGACCGCCGGTCGCGAGGCTGATGAAGACCACCGTGTTGCCGAGATCCGTCACCTGCGCTTGCAGCAGGGCGTAGCGGGCGTCCTGGCCGGTCCACTCCAGACGGTCTGACACGCTCGACACATAGTTGGTCAGCGAGCCGTGGGTGACCGCGACACCCTTCGGCGTGCCAGTCGAACCGGACGTGTAGATGATGTAGGCGAGGTTGTTCGGGTCCGTGCGCACGCCGACCGGGGTGGCCGGGCTCGCGTTGATCATCATCTCCACCAGCGGAGAGTCGATCGCCACCAACCGCACCCGACCCGCCGGCAGATCACCGATCACATCCTCGGTGCCCAGCAGCATCGTGGCCTTGCTGTCCGCGGCCATGAACGCGATCCGGTCCACCGGCAGCGTCGCGTCCACGGGCAGATACGCCGCGCCGGCCTTCCACACGCCGAGAATCCCCGTGATCATCTCCACGCCGCGGGGCAGGCAGAGACCGACCACCGACTCGGCACCCACACCCTGCTGGCGCAGGTAATGGCCGAGCCGGTTCGCCGCCGCGTCCAGCTCCCGGTAGGTCAGCTCAGTACCGTCGGCGACCACCGCCACCGCATCCGGGCTCGCCGCCACCCGCCGCTCGAACAGCGCGGTCACCGACTCGTCCGGCACGGCCACGACCGTGTCGTTCCAGCCGGACACGACCCGCACCCGCTCCGCCGGATCGACCACGTCGACGGCGTGTACCCGTACGCCGGCCGAGGCCGTCACGACGTCGAGCACCCGGCCGAACCAGCCGGCGAACCGCTCCGCCGCCGCGGCGTCGAACAGGTCCGCCGCCACCGTCACCGAGCCACGCAGCCCAGCCGGCCGCCCTTCAGTGTCGAACACCTCCCCCACCAGCACGTCCAGGTCGAACTTCGCGGCGGCCCGCGAGGTGGCACGCGGTTCGAGGGTGACGCCCGCCAGGTCGAGGGTGATCTCGTCCGGGTCGAAGACCGTCAGCACCACCTGGAAGAGCGGGTGGCGGGCGAGCGACCGGGCCGGCGCCAGCTCCTCGACAAGCCGCTCGAACGGCACATCCTGATGCGCCAGCCCACTCAGCGTCGTCTCCCGCACCCGCGACAGCACCTGCCGGAACTCCGGATCACCCGACAGGTCCGTACGGATCACCAACGTGTTCACGAAGCACCCGACCAGATCGTCGACAGCCTCGTCGGTACGGCCCGCGATAGCCGAACCGATCGGCACGTCCACACCCGCGCCGAGCCGGGACAGCAGCACCGCCAGCGCCCCGTGCAGCACCATGAACGGCGTCACGCCCTCGACCCGCGCCAGATCCACCAGCCGCTGATGCACCTCGGCCGGCACCTGCAGCGGCACACTGAAACCACGGTGGCTCGCCACCTGCGGACGCGGCCGGTCATGCGGCAGGGCCAGCTCCTCCGGCGCGCCGGTCAACGCCTGCCGCCAGTAGCCGACCTGCTTCGACAGCAGGCTCTCCGGATCGCCTTCGTCGCCGAGCAGCTCGCGCTGCCACATGGCGTAGTCCGCGTACTGCACCGGCAGCGGCTCCCACGCCGGCGCCGCACCACGGGTCCGCGCCGTGTAGGCCGCGGACAGGTCGCGGCTCAGCGGCCCCATCGACCAGCCGTCGCCCGCGATGTGGTGCATCACCAGCACCAGCACGCGCTGGTCCGCGCCGCTCTCGAAGAGCCAGGCCCGCAGCGGCACCTCGGCCGAGAGGTCGAACGCGTGCTGCGTCACCCGCGCCACAGCTTCGTCCACATCGGACGCCGCGACCCGCTCGACGCTCAACCGCCAGTCCAGCGCGGCCGGCTCCAGGATCCGTTGGTACGCCTGGCCTTCGCGGCTCGGGAAGACGGTGCGCAGCGACTCGTGCCGGCCGATCACGTCCCGCAGCGCGGCGTCGAGCGCCTCGGTGTCCACGGGCCCGGACATGTTCAGCACGAGCGGCGCGTTGTAGGTGGGGTTGGGCCCCTCGATCTGCCCGAGAAACCAGAGCCGCTGCTGGGCGAAGGAGAGCGGGATCCGTTCCGGGCGCGCCATCGGCCTGATCGGGCTGGCCGCCGGGGCCTCGCCGGCGCCGCGCGACTCGATCCACTCGGCGAGCTCGGCGACCGTGGGCGCTTCGAAGAGGGTCCGCAGCGGTACCGCCGCTCCTGTCGTCGCCCGGATCCGGCCGAGCAGTCGCGTCGCGGTCAGCGAGTGGCCGCCGAGCGCGAAGAAGCTGTCCTCCACGCCGATCGTGTCGAGCCCCAGCGCGTCCGCGAATTCCGCACACAGCCGCTCCTCCAGGGCGGTGGCGGGCGCCCGGCCGCCGCCGGTCCGGTACTGCGGTGCGGGAAGGGCCTTGCGGTCGACCTTGCCGTGCGGGGTCAGCGGAAGCTCGGCCAGCACGACGATCGCGGCCGGCACCATGTGCTCGGGCAGCCGCTCGCCGGCGAACGCCCGCAGCTCCTGCTCCTCGACGTCGCCCACAACGTAGGCGACGAGCCGCTTGTCGCCGGGTACGTCCTCCCTGACGAGGACCGCGGCCTGCGCGACGCCGGGGTGCCTGAGCAGGACCGCTTCGACCTCGCCGGGCTCGATCCGGAATCCGCGGATCTTCACCTGGTCGTCGGCCCGGCCGAGGAAGACGAGCTGGCCGTCCTTGTTCCACCGGACCCGGTCGCCGGTGCGGTACATGCGTTCGCCGGAGCCGAAGGGGCAGGCCACGAAGCGCGCCCCGGTCAGCCCTGCCCGGCCGATGTACCCGCGCGCGAGCCCGGCACCGGACATGTACAGCTCGCCCGCCTCGCCAACGGGCGCCGGGCTCAGCTGGTCGTCGAGCACGAAGGCCCGCATGTTGGTGATCGGGGTGCCGATCGTGGGGTCGTCCCCGGCGACGAGCCGCGGCGAGATCGTGGCGGCGACTGTCGTCTCGCTCGGCCCGTACCCGTTGAACATCTGCCGGCCCGGCGCCAGCCGCCCGATCAGCGTGGCGTCCAGCGCCTCACCGGCCGATACGAGCGTGGTCACCGAGGCGAGGGCGTCGGTGTCCATGGCGGACAGCACCGCGGGCGGCAGTCCGGCGTACGTCACGCCGTGCCGGGAGATCACCTCGGCGAGGCCGGCACCCGGCAGCAGCTCGTCGGCGTCCGCGACGACCAGCGCCGCCCCGGTGCACAGCGCGGAGAGCACCTCCCACGTCGCGGCGTCGAAGCCGATGGACGCGAACTGCAGCACCCGCTCGCCGGGGCCGACGCCGAACCGCTGCTGGAGCGTGGCGGTCAGGTTCACCGCGCCGGTGTGGCTGAGGCCGACGCCCTTCGGCGTGCCGGTGGAGCCGGAGGTGTAGATCACGTACGCGAGGCCGTCCGGCGACACGCTGACCGCCGGCGTGGTGGCCGGCTGGTTGTCGACGACGGTCCGCACCAGCGGGTTGTCCATGTGAACGGGGATCACGGCGGACGAGGGCCCGGCGGCAGGGCCGTCCGAGGCGGTCAGCAGGACCTTCGCGCCGCTGTCCTCGATCATGAAGGCGATCCGGGCGGCGGGGTACCGAGGGTCGATCGGCAGGTACGCGGCGCCGGCCTTGAGCACGCCGAGGAGCGCGACGACGAGGTCCACCCCGCGTTCCAGCGCGACGGCGACCACCGACTCCGCGTCCACGCCGAGCCCTCGCAGGTACCCAGCCATCCGGTTGGCCCGCTCGTCGAGGTCGGCGTAGCTCAGCTCGACGCCGTCGCCGACGACCGCGGTGGCGTCCGGCGCGGCGGCGACCCGCGACTCGAACAGCTCGACGATCGAGCCGCCCCCGGTCGGCCACCCGGTCGTGTTCCAGCCGACCAGCACGCGGCGGCGCTCGTCCACGCTGAGCAGGCTCGTCCGGGACACCGGCTCGTCGGGCGCCAGCTCGGCGAACGCGCGCAGCACCCGCAGGTACCGCACGGCGATGCCCTCCGCCGCGGCCGGTTCGTGGATGTCGTCGTTGACCTCGGCCTCGATGACCATCTCGGCGGTGCCCGGCCGGTCGTAGACGTTGATGCGCTGGTCGTGGGTGGGCCCGGACCACAGGGTGCGGGCGACCGCCGTGCAGGCGCCGAACCGCTGCGGGTACTCGAATCCCATGATGTTGAGGCTCAGGTCGAAGAGCGGCGCGCCGTCGACGATCTTGAGGTCGCGCAGCATGTCCTCGTACCGGTACCGCTGGTGCCGCATCGACGCGCGCACGACCCGCGAGGTCTGCCGCACGACTTCCGCGAGGGTGTGCCGCGGATCGATCCTGAGGCGCAGCGGCAGTACGTTGGCGGTCATGCCGACGGCGGCGAGCTCGTCGGTGTCGCCCCGGCCGAGTGCCGGCACGCCGAGGACGATGTCGCGTGCGCCGGTGACCCGGTGGCGGTACACGGCGGCGGCCGCGATCGCCAGCTGGGCGAAGCTCGTGCCGTACCGCGCGGCGGTCGTCCTGAGGTCGGCGGCGTCCTGGCGCAGCAGCGGCCGGGCGTGCCGCGTCAGCGTGTCCGGCAGCCACCGGCGCCGTCCGGCGTGCCGCGCCGGCTCCGGCGGGTCGGCAAGCGTGTCGAGCCAGAAGCCGCGGTCGCCGGCGAAGTCGGCCGACTGCCGGTAGTCGCGCTCCGCGTCGAGCAGGACGGAGATCGGCTCCAGCTCGGCGTCCGGCGAGCGGCCCTCGGTCAGCGCGTCGTAGTTTTCGGCCACGGCCGAGGTGAAGAGCGAGAGGCTGTAGCCGTCCACGACGAGGTGGTGCAGGCGCTGGTACCAGAAGTGCCGCCGCGGCTCGAGCACGAAGACGATGTGGACGCAGAGCGCGCTGCCGGTCAGGTCGATCCGCTGGGCGCGGTCGGCCCGCATCAGCTCCTCCGCGGCCGCCTGCGGGTCGGCCTCGCCGCTGACGTCGACGACCCGGATGGGGCACTCCCCGCTGGGTCGACGTACTGCCGGGGCCCGCCGCCGGAGTCGGTGAAGCGCAGGCGGAACGCGTCGGCCCGGTCCAGCGTCCGCCGCAGCGCCTCCTGGAAGAGCTCGACGTCGAACTCGCCACGGAGCTCCACGTACTCGCTGACGTTGAACGCCAGGCTCTCCGGTTCGAGCTGTTGAGCGTTCCAGATGCCCAACTGTCCGGCCATCAGTTCGCGGAGCACGTTCTCAGCAGCAGCCATTCCGCTTCCTCAGTCCTTGGGCCACGCCATGCGGCAATCAAACTCGCGGCCATCTTGTACGACGGCCATCCCCGCACGCCATGGCGTGCGGGGATGGTGTGAGCGCAGGATCGGCACCGGCCCGAAAAGGGCTGTGCAACTGGTGCGACGCTTCAGTCGAACAAGCAGAATCCCGGCCGACATTGGCATCGTGCCGCTTTACGGCGATGGTTGGCCATTGGACTAAGTGGACACTCGACCGGCGGGCGCACGCGGCGCGGTCGGGGTCAGGCTGGGCTCGCGCCGGGCGCGGTGCGCCAGGGTCGGCGGCTGCCCTTGACAGCCGAGGTGCACCTTGTCATTCTACTAGTATCGTAGTTATATACAGGTAGCGCAGTTTGCGTCAGTCATGCCTCTTGCCTCGGGGGCCCTTCAGCCGGCACCGCGCGTGCTCAGCGTGCCGCCGCCGCGCGGATTACCGCAGGCCGGAGCAGACCCCTTTTCCGTGTTCGTGTCTGAGAAAGGCCGCGAGGGTGCACCCATGATCCCAGTCCTCCACACCCAAGGACTCACCAAACTCTACGGACAACACCCCGGCCTCATCGAGGCCAACCTCACCATCCCCGCCGGCCGCGTCGTCGGACTCGTCGGCCCCAACGGCGCCGGAAAATCCACCCTCCTCGGCCTCATCTCCGGCATGCACAAACCCACCCACGGCACCATCCACGTCCTCGGCAACAAACCCGCCGCCAACGCCCACCAACTCGCCCGCGTCGGCTTCGTCGCCCAAGACACCCCCGTCTACCCCACCCTCACCGTCGCCGACCACCTCAAACTCGGCGCCAAACTCAACAAAACCTGGGACCACCACCTCGCCCAACGCCGCATCAACCAAGTCGGCCTCAACCCCAACCACAAAGCCGGCCGACTCTCCGGCGGCCAACGCGCCCAACTCGCCCTCGCCCTCGCCGCCGCCAAACGACCCGACCTACTCATCTTCGACGAACCCGTCGCCGCCCTCGACCCCCTCGCCCGCCGACAATTCCTCCAAAACCTCATGGAATTCGTCAGCGAACTCAACGTCACCGTCATCCTCTCCTCACACCTACTCTCCGACCTCGAACGCGTCTGCGACTACCTCATCCTCCTCGCCGCCGCCAAAGTCCAACTCGCCGGCGAAGTCGACGACCTCCTCGCCACCCACTTCCGCCTCACCACCACCCCCACGACCTCCACCACCTCCCACCCCAACTCGACATCATCACCACCCACCACACCAACCGACACACCACCCTCATCGCCCGACGCACCACCACCACACCCATCCCCCACACCATCCACACCGAACGCATCGACCTCGAAGACATGGTCCTCGCCTACATGACCCGCGCCACCAACCCCACACCCACCCACTACCAGCAGCAGCCGTACAACACCGGCTGGCCGCACCCGATGGAGGCACAGCGATGACCTGGCTAACCTGGCGGCAGTTCCGCGCCCAGTTCTTCGCGACCGTCGGGCTGCTGGTGATCCTCACGGCGTACCTGATCTACCTCGGCACCTCGATGCGCAGCGCCTACACCTCTGACATCGTCGGCTGCCTCGCCGCCAACGGCTGCCAGCTCGACGACGCCAAAGACCGCTTCATCCAGGACTACCGCAGCCTCGTCACCATCCCGGCCATCATCCTGATCGCGGTGCCCGCCATCATCGGCGTCTTCTGGGGCACGCCGCTCATCACCCGCGAGCTGGAGACGAACACCCACCGTCTGGTGTGGAACCAATCCATCACCCGCACGCACTGGCTCGCCGTCAAGCTCGCCGTCGTCGGCCTCACCGCGATCGTGACCACGGCCGCCTTGTCGCTGCTGCTGACGTGGGCCGCCAGCCGGTACGACCAGACCCTGGGCAACCGGTTCGACCCGCTCTCCTTCGCCACCCGAAACGTCGCACCACTCGGCTACATCACGTTCGCCTTCGTTCTCGGCCTCACCGTCGGCCTGCTCATCCGCCGCACGGTCCCGGCCATGGCCGCCACGCTCCTGATCGTCGGCGTCGTGCAGCTGCTCCTTCCGACGATCACCCGCCCGTACCTGCGCCCGCCGGCCACGATCACGGTGGCCTACAACCAGGAGACGCGGTTCAACGGTGGGCAGTTGAGCGTGAGCCCGGCCGAGCCGTTGATGATTACCGGCTACTCCATTCCGGGTTCGCTGACGCTCACCGAGCGCACGCCGCTGCTGACCTCGGGGGGCAAGCAGGTCAGCGCCACGGACGTGCAGGACTGCACGAACGCTCCCGGCCAGTCGGAGGTCACCGCCGCGTCATGGGACGCGCTGGAGCAGTGCATCGGCGGCAAAAACCTCCACTTCGAGATCGAGGCGCAGACTCCCGACCGGTACTGGCCGTTCCAGTGGACCGAGTTCGGTGCGTTCCTCATCATGGGGTTCGTGCTCACCGGCGTCGCGTTCTGGCGGATCCGGCAGCTGTAAGCCCGAAAGCGAATGCGTCCCGAGACGGCTGTCTCGGGACGCATTTTTTGTGCCCGGCCGCGGCCGCGCGGATGGTGAAGGTTCGTCAGGCGATGGCCGGTGCGGTGCTGGACCACTGGCCGTACTGCCGGAAGCCGTACAGCAGGGCGCTGTCACTGCGCAGCCGCTCGACCGACCGCACCGCCCCGATGACGATCACATGATCGCCAGCGGGGTGGGTGCGTTCGACGACGCAGTCGGCGACGGCGTGAGCCGCCTCGACCAGCGCGGGGCTGCGCGTGTGGAGCGTCGGGCGCCAGAGCACGCGGTCGAACCGGTCCGGTGCGCCCGAGGCGAAGAGCGAGGCGACCCCCTGCGCGTCACCGTGGAGCAGGTTGACGGCGAACCCGCCGCTCCTGACCGCGGCCTGTAGCGTCGGGCTCTCCGTACGCAGGCACACGAGCAGGGTCGACGGGTTCATGCTGAGGCTGCACAGCGCCGAGCAGGTCATGCCCCACGGCGCCGCGTTTGCATGCTGGGCCGTGACAACCGAAACCCCGGTTGGGAACGACGCCATCATGTCGCGGAAGTCGACGTCCATCGTCAGTCCTTCCCCGCGCTCCCGCAGATCGTCCATGCGAGTGCTCAGATCTCGTTGCGCATCCTCTTGAAGTACTCGTTCTGCGTCGGCAGCTTCTGCACAAGCTCCTTCGCCTTGCCGGCGATGAGCTGGAACTCGGCCAGCGCGGCCTTCTCGTCGGCCAGGCTGAGCGCCGGCGACGGCTTCACGTCGATGCCACCCATGCCGAGCAGGATGCAGTTGTACGAGTAGGGCGGCAGCCCGTGGTACCGCGAGTACACCGTGCTGGCGTCCGGCACCTTGCTCCCCCACATCTCCAGGCGCTCGGCCAGCGAGTCCGGGATCACGCGGGTCTTCGTGTCACGCCAGTACTGGTTGTCCTGCCGCTTCGCCGCGCGGTAGTGCAGCACGAGGAACTCGCGAACGCCGTCCATGACGTGGTTCATCGAGTTGTTGTACTGGGTGCGCAGCGACGGGTCCCAGTCGAGGCCGGGGAAGTACTTCACCAGCTGCTCGATCGCGTAGTGGATGAAGAAGATGCCGGTGGACTCCAAGGGCTCCACGAAGCCGCTGGACAGGCCGATCGCCACGCAGTTGTTGACCCAGGAGCGGCGGCTGCGGCCGATGCGCATCCTGATGTGGTTGGCGGTGGCGTCCTTCGCGGCCGGGCCGACGAACTCGCGCAGCGTGCGCTCGGCCTCCTCGGGCTCGAGGTAGTCGCGCGCGTAGACGTACCCGGTGCCGATCCGGCTGATCAGCGGGATCGTCCAGATCCAGCCGGCGTCCTGTGCGGTGGCGGTGGTGCACGGCCGGATCGGGTCACGGTCCATGTCCATCGGCACCTGCAGCGCGACCGCGCTGTCGTTGGGCAGGGTGTCCTGGTAGGACTCGAACGGCTCGCCGAGCGCCTTGTTCAGCAGCAGCGCGCGGAAGCCGGTGCAGTCCACGAAGACGCCGCCGTCGATCTGGCCGTTTTCCTCGGTCTGGATGTGCGAGACCCAGCCGCGCTCGTCGAGCGCGACGTCCACCACGTTGTCGACGATGTGCCGCACGCCGCGCTGCGTGGCGTAGCGCGTGAGGAACTTCGCGAGCAGGTGCGCCTCGAAGTGGTAGGCGTACGGGAACTGGGCACCCTGGTACTCGGCGATCGTGGAGGGGATCTCCTCGTTCTCCACGAACTCCTGCTCCAGCAGGCGGCCGTCGGCGTACCGCGGGCTGCGCCCGGCGTCGCAGAGCGAGGCCATGACGAAGCAGTCGACGTCGAAGCGGCTGGTCGTCGGGTAGCGCAGCCACCAGTCGGTCATCGGGAAGCCCAGCACCGAGCGCAGCTGCTCGAACGGGTGGTAGAAGTGATGACCTGGCTCGCGCCAGTCCTGGAAGCGGACCGCGAGCTTGTACGTCGCGTTGCACGCCGGCATCCAGTCCCGCTCGGCCAGGCCGAGGAACTCGAAGAAGTGCCGGATGTCGCTGAAGGTGGCCTCGCCTACGCCGATGGTGCCGACGCTCGCCGACTCGACCAGCGTGATCTTGACTCGGTCGCCGAACGCGGCTGTCAGGTATGCGGCAGTCATCCAACCGGCGGTACCGCCGCCGACGATGACGACGTCATTCGCGGCGGTCTCGGTGCCCTGTCCGGTCGAAGGGTCGTTCGCCATTTCCCACTCCATTTCAACGGTTCGGGGTCGTCAGCACCATGTGGACTGCCCCGAAACGGGCCAGCCGCTCGCAGGCCGGTCGGAAGTGAGCTTGTGACCGCAACGCAGCAAGTACGGCACGTGGGCAGCACCAGACGCCGCCGGAGCACTCGTTCCGGTGCCGTCTCCGGCCGTCACTCTGGCCTGCGGAAGCCGGTGTGACAAGCGGTGACCGCCACCGTCCAACCGCCGCACACCCGCAGTCGAACGCCGCCATCGCACAGCATGGCGTCCCCCACCTGTCCGGTGCGATAGTGGCTCCCGCACCGGACTGTAGTACGCGAGACGGGGCCCAGCATCGGGCGAAATTCGACGCTCGCGCGAACGAGACGGTACCCGCCACCGGCCTGGTGGCCCACCAGCGGACGTCTGCGACCGGCCCGAACGCGAGAGCGAGGTTTTGCTACGTGGCGATGATGGGCGGCCCAGGCCTCGGCCCGATGGGCATGCGCAGCGGTCCCGACTTACCGCGGGGCCGGAAGGTCCGTGCCGGTACGTTCC
The window above is part of the Phytohabitans houttuyneae genome. Proteins encoded here:
- a CDS encoding non-ribosomal peptide synthetase, with protein sequence MREELLCAAFAQVLGVDSVGVDDSFFDLGGHSLLAVRLTSQIRAVLGVEIEIRTLFETPTPAGLAALLDEAETDRVRPALRAGDRPQLVPLSFAQRRLWFLAQLEGPSPTYNLPIVVRLTGAVDTVALDAALQDVIGRHESLRTVFPTQEGEPYQRILEPADLDWRLEVERVGASDVDAAVARATQHAFDLSVEVPVRAWLFDSGADEGVLVLVVHHIAGDGWSMGPLSRDLSAAYAARIRGVAPAWEPLPVQYADYTLWQRELLGDEGDPESLLAAQIGYWRQALAGMSDELALPHDRPRPQVASHRGFSVPLQVPAEVHQRLVDLARVEGVTPFMVLHGAVAVLLSRVGAGDDVPIGSAIAGRTDGAVDDLVGCFVNTLVIRTDLSGDPEFRQVLSRVRETTLSGLAHQDVPFERLVEELAPARSRARHPLFQVVLTMLNPASTTQTGVDVLDLTGVEAQAVFAGKPAAKFDLDVLVGEVFDGEGRPAGLRGSVTVAADLFDADAAERFAGWLGRVLDVVTRSAEVRVHAVDVLGETERTSVVSAWNDTSAAVPDESVTALFERRVAASPDAVAVVADGVELTYRELDAAANRLGHYLRQQGVGAESVVGLCLPRGVEMITGILGVWKAGAAYLPVDATLPVDRIAFMAADSKATMLLGTEDVIGDLPAGRVRLVAIDSPLVEMMINASPDTPVGVTPNAGNLAYVIYTSGSTGTPKGVAVTHGSLTNYVSSVSDRLEWTGQDARYALLQAQVTDLGNTVVFISLATGGQLHILDERAVVDPAAVSRYLAEHRIDYVKAVPSHLAALSSGSDVAGVLPARSLVLGGEAAPIAWLRELVAAADQNGRKVFNHYGPTETTIGVATTQLTADAVEGGVVPVGSPIGNTRLYVLDDGLRPVPVGVPGELYVAGAGVARGYVRQAGLTGARFVACPFGSGERMYRTGDRAKWTAGGNVVFLGRADEQVKIRGFRIEPGEIETVLQTHPAVAQAVVVAREDSTGDRRLVAYVVPDEPEDADGELPTSLRKYAAQRLPDYMVPAAVVVLLELPLTPNGKLDRKALPAPDAAVAAGPRREPANRTEELLCGAFAQVLGLDSVGVDDNFFDLGGHSLLAVRLTSRIRSALGVEVEVRELFDAPTVAELAGALPTTKSERPALRPMRRDS
- a CDS encoding ABC transporter ATP-binding protein, translated to MIPVLHTQGLTKLYGQHPGLIEANLTIPAGRVVGLVGPNGAGKSTLLGLISGMHKPTHGTIHVLGNKPAANAHQLARVGFVAQDTPVYPTLTVADHLKLGAKLNKTWDHHLAQRRINQVGLNPNHKAGRLSGGQRAQLALALAAAKRPDLLIFDEPVAALDPLARRQFLQNLMEFVSELNVTVILSSHLLSDLERVCDYLILLAAAKVQLAGEVDDLLATHFRLTTTPTTSTTSHPNSTSSPPTTPTDTPPSSPDAPPPHPSPTPSTPNASTSKTWSSPT
- a CDS encoding ABC transporter permease subunit, encoding MTWLTWRQFRAQFFATVGLLVILTAYLIYLGTSMRSAYTSDIVGCLAANGCQLDDAKDRFIQDYRSLVTIPAIILIAVPAIIGVFWGTPLITRELETNTHRLVWNQSITRTHWLAVKLAVVGLTAIVTTAALSLLLTWAASRYDQTLGNRFDPLSFATRNVAPLGYITFAFVLGLTVGLLIRRTVPAMAATLLIVGVVQLLLPTITRPYLRPPATITVAYNQETRFNGGQLSVSPAEPLMITGYSIPGSLTLTERTPLLTSGGKQVSATDVQDCTNAPGQSEVTAASWDALEQCIGGKNLHFEIEAQTPDRYWPFQWTEFGAFLIMGFVLTGVAFWRIRQL
- a CDS encoding flavin reductase family protein, translated to MDDLRERGEGLTMDVDFRDMMASFPTGVSVVTAQHANAAPWGMTCSALCSLSMNPSTLLVCLRTESPTLQAAVRSGGFAVNLLHGDAQGVASLFASGAPDRFDRVLWRPTLHTRSPALVEAAHAVADCVVERTHPAGDHVIVIGAVRSVERLRSDSALLYGFRQYGQWSSTAPAIA
- a CDS encoding tryptophan halogenase family protein, translated to MANDPSTGQGTETAANDVVIVGGGTAGWMTAAYLTAAFGDRVKITLVESASVGTIGVGEATFSDIRHFFEFLGLAERDWMPACNATYKLAVRFQDWREPGHHFYHPFEQLRSVLGFPMTDWWLRYPTTSRFDVDCFVMASLCDAGRSPRYADGRLLEQEFVENEEIPSTIAEYQGAQFPYAYHFEAHLLAKFLTRYATQRGVRHIVDNVVDVALDERGWVSHIQTEENGQIDGGVFVDCTGFRALLLNKALGEPFESYQDTLPNDSAVALQVPMDMDRDPIRPCTTATAQDAGWIWTIPLISRIGTGYVYARDYLEPEEAERTLREFVGPAAKDATANHIRMRIGRSRRSWVNNCVAIGLSSGFVEPLESTGIFFIHYAIEQLVKYFPGLDWDPSLRTQYNNSMNHVMDGVREFLVLHYRAAKRQDNQYWRDTKTRVIPDSLAERLEMWGSKVPDASTVYSRYHGLPPYSYNCILLGMGGIDVKPSPALSLADEKAALAEFQLIAGKAKELVQKLPTQNEYFKRMRNEI